One Cuculus canorus isolate bCucCan1 chromosome 1, bCucCan1.pri, whole genome shotgun sequence DNA segment encodes these proteins:
- the RASSF9 gene encoding ras association domain-containing protein 9 isoform X1: MAPFGRNLLKTRHKNRSPNKDMASNEREIVVWVCQEEKIVCGLTKHTTCAEVVQALLEEHQTTFGEKKVLFGKPTDYCIVEKWRGSERVLPPLTKILRLWKAWGEEQSNLHFVLVKSDAFLSFPLWKTAEAKVVQNVEKQWDLSPANYMKMLPIDKQKKIVRKTFRKLAKLKQDSVQQERDNMETLIHLIISQDHTIHQQVLRMKELDMEIEKCEAKFHLDRVANDGENYVQDSYLMINPSETEQQGSRPDDQKEIHEYLSGSEGILQVEERLKHHRQLIEKLCAEIEREVRGICTEKNGDDVHTEGAANTELENPNLESVKYELEKSMKDGLRINSYLSCIQKELTFRDSLLQKKEKEYELLTEEFNLLHVKDNIEPRLPSNEEPSKCSGISSNSIAVPDFVHRVTNLDINDTDSDTGISSTHSQDSEITSGDMVLLST; the protein is encoded by the coding sequence GTCTCCCAATAAGGACATGGCTTCAAATGAAAGAGAGattgtggtttgggtttgccAGGAAGAGAAGATTGTGTGTGGCCTGACGAAGCACACAACCTGTGCAGAAGTGGTTCAAGCACTGCTTGAGGAACATCAGACAAcatttggagagaaaaaggtCCTTTTTGGAAAACCTACTGATTACTGCATTGTAGAAAAATGGAGAGGCTCAGAACGAGTCCTTCCTCCCTTGACAAAGATTTTGAGACTTTGGAAGGCCTGGGGGGAAGAGCAATCTAATTTGCACTTTGTGTTGGTAAAGTCAGatgctttcctctcctttcctttgtgGAAGACAGCTGAAGCTAAAGTAGTACAAAATGTAGAAAAACAGTGGGACCTCAGTCCAGCAAATTACATGAAGATGTTGCCAATAGACAAGCAGAAGAAGATTGTCAGGAAGACTTTCCGGAAACTGGCCAAGCTTAAACAGGACAGTGTTCAGCAAGAGAGAGATAATATGGAGACATTGATTCATCTGATCATTTCTCAAGATCATACTATTCATCAACAAGTCCTTAGAATGAAGGAATTAGATATGGAAATTGAAAAATGTGAAGCAAAATTCCATCTAGATCGTGTAGCCAATGATGGAGAAAATTATGTGCAGGACTCCTATTTAATGATTAATCCAAGTGAGACTGAGCAGCAAGGGAGTAGGCCGGATGATCAAAAAGAGATTCATGAGTATTTGAGCGGAAGTGAGGGAATTTTACAAGTTGAAGAGAGACTGAAACATCACAGACAATTAATAGAGAAGCTGTGTGCTGAAATTGAAAGAGAAGTACGTGGtatatgcacagaaaaaaacgGAGATGATGTTCACACAGAAGGAGCTGCTAATACTGAACTGGAAAACCCAAATTTGGAAAGTGTAAAATATGAGCTGGAAAAAAGTATGAAAGATGGTCTGAGAATCAATTCATACCTGAGCTGCATTCAGAAAGAGCTTACATTCAGGGACTCActgcttcaaaagaaggaaaaagaatatgaaCTTCTTacagaagaatttaatttaCTGCATGTTAAAGACAACATTGAACCTAGGCTTCCATCAAATGAAGAGCCATCCAAGTGCAGTGGTATCTCCAGTAACAGCATTGCAGTTCCTGACTTTGTTCATAGAGTGACTAATCTGGACATCAATGATACAGACTCTGACACTGGAATCAGCTCTACACACAGTCAGGACTCTGAAATAACTTCAGGGGACATGGTACTGTTGTCAACATAG
- the RASSF9 gene encoding ras association domain-containing protein 9 isoform X2 gives MASNEREIVVWVCQEEKIVCGLTKHTTCAEVVQALLEEHQTTFGEKKVLFGKPTDYCIVEKWRGSERVLPPLTKILRLWKAWGEEQSNLHFVLVKSDAFLSFPLWKTAEAKVVQNVEKQWDLSPANYMKMLPIDKQKKIVRKTFRKLAKLKQDSVQQERDNMETLIHLIISQDHTIHQQVLRMKELDMEIEKCEAKFHLDRVANDGENYVQDSYLMINPSETEQQGSRPDDQKEIHEYLSGSEGILQVEERLKHHRQLIEKLCAEIEREVRGICTEKNGDDVHTEGAANTELENPNLESVKYELEKSMKDGLRINSYLSCIQKELTFRDSLLQKKEKEYELLTEEFNLLHVKDNIEPRLPSNEEPSKCSGISSNSIAVPDFVHRVTNLDINDTDSDTGISSTHSQDSEITSGDMVLLST, from the coding sequence ATGGCTTCAAATGAAAGAGAGattgtggtttgggtttgccAGGAAGAGAAGATTGTGTGTGGCCTGACGAAGCACACAACCTGTGCAGAAGTGGTTCAAGCACTGCTTGAGGAACATCAGACAAcatttggagagaaaaaggtCCTTTTTGGAAAACCTACTGATTACTGCATTGTAGAAAAATGGAGAGGCTCAGAACGAGTCCTTCCTCCCTTGACAAAGATTTTGAGACTTTGGAAGGCCTGGGGGGAAGAGCAATCTAATTTGCACTTTGTGTTGGTAAAGTCAGatgctttcctctcctttcctttgtgGAAGACAGCTGAAGCTAAAGTAGTACAAAATGTAGAAAAACAGTGGGACCTCAGTCCAGCAAATTACATGAAGATGTTGCCAATAGACAAGCAGAAGAAGATTGTCAGGAAGACTTTCCGGAAACTGGCCAAGCTTAAACAGGACAGTGTTCAGCAAGAGAGAGATAATATGGAGACATTGATTCATCTGATCATTTCTCAAGATCATACTATTCATCAACAAGTCCTTAGAATGAAGGAATTAGATATGGAAATTGAAAAATGTGAAGCAAAATTCCATCTAGATCGTGTAGCCAATGATGGAGAAAATTATGTGCAGGACTCCTATTTAATGATTAATCCAAGTGAGACTGAGCAGCAAGGGAGTAGGCCGGATGATCAAAAAGAGATTCATGAGTATTTGAGCGGAAGTGAGGGAATTTTACAAGTTGAAGAGAGACTGAAACATCACAGACAATTAATAGAGAAGCTGTGTGCTGAAATTGAAAGAGAAGTACGTGGtatatgcacagaaaaaaacgGAGATGATGTTCACACAGAAGGAGCTGCTAATACTGAACTGGAAAACCCAAATTTGGAAAGTGTAAAATATGAGCTGGAAAAAAGTATGAAAGATGGTCTGAGAATCAATTCATACCTGAGCTGCATTCAGAAAGAGCTTACATTCAGGGACTCActgcttcaaaagaaggaaaaagaatatgaaCTTCTTacagaagaatttaatttaCTGCATGTTAAAGACAACATTGAACCTAGGCTTCCATCAAATGAAGAGCCATCCAAGTGCAGTGGTATCTCCAGTAACAGCATTGCAGTTCCTGACTTTGTTCATAGAGTGACTAATCTGGACATCAATGATACAGACTCTGACACTGGAATCAGCTCTACACACAGTCAGGACTCTGAAATAACTTCAGGGGACATGGTACTGTTGTCAACATAG